A single window of Pseudoduganella plicata DNA harbors:
- a CDS encoding NAD(P)H-dependent glycerol-3-phosphate dehydrogenase, whose product MQDQNTTRRRISVLGAGAWGTAVAIAVAARHDVLLWGRNTAAMDEIASAGENTHYLPGYPFPDGLQVCTDFDAAVAHTFRDADGDEGLLIAACPVAGLRPLLESLKGRPIPNLIWLCKGFEYDTGLLPHQIFRDVLGTGIASGALSGPSFAQEVARGLPCALTIASTSAALRDGVVAAVHGGTMRVYSSDDLVGVEVGGAVKNVMAIATGVADGLGLGLNARAALITRGLAEVTRLGTTLGGNIETFMGLTGMGDLILTCTGDLSRNRRVGLGLAQGKALDTIVTELGHVAEGVPCAKAVRELAARLGVEMPITNAVAAVLFDGERPQDMVTRMLARDPRDETT is encoded by the coding sequence ATGCAAGACCAAAACACGACCCGGCGCCGCATCAGCGTGCTGGGCGCCGGCGCCTGGGGCACGGCCGTCGCCATTGCCGTCGCCGCCCGGCACGACGTTCTGCTGTGGGGCCGTAATACGGCTGCGATGGACGAGATCGCCAGCGCGGGAGAGAACACCCATTACCTGCCCGGCTATCCGTTCCCGGACGGGCTGCAGGTGTGCACCGATTTCGACGCCGCCGTCGCCCACACGTTCCGTGACGCGGACGGCGACGAGGGCCTGCTGATCGCCGCCTGCCCGGTGGCCGGCCTGCGTCCGCTGCTGGAAAGTCTCAAAGGCCGGCCGATCCCCAACCTGATCTGGCTGTGCAAGGGTTTCGAATACGACACGGGCCTGCTGCCGCACCAGATCTTCCGCGACGTGCTGGGCACCGGCATTGCCAGCGGCGCGCTGTCCGGCCCGTCGTTTGCGCAGGAAGTGGCGCGCGGCCTGCCGTGCGCGCTGACGATTGCCTCCACCTCCGCCGCGCTGCGCGACGGCGTTGTCGCCGCCGTGCATGGCGGCACGATGCGGGTGTACTCCAGCGACGACCTGGTCGGCGTGGAAGTGGGCGGCGCCGTCAAGAACGTGATGGCCATCGCCACCGGCGTCGCCGACGGACTTGGACTGGGCCTGAACGCGCGCGCCGCGCTGATCACGCGGGGCCTGGCCGAAGTGACCCGGCTGGGCACCACATTGGGCGGCAATATCGAAACATTCATGGGCCTGACGGGGATGGGCGACCTGATCCTGACCTGCACGGGAGACCTGTCGCGCAACCGCCGCGTCGGACTCGGCCTGGCGCAAGGCAAGGCACTCGACACCATCGTGACGGAACTGGGCCACGTGGCCGAAGGGGTGCCGTGCGCCAAGGCCGTGCGCGAGCTGGCCGCCCGGCTGGGTGTGGAGATGCCGATCACCAACGCCGTTGCCGCGGTGCTGTTCGACGGCGAGCGGCCGCAGGATATGGTGACGCGGATGCTGGCGCGCGACCCGCGCGACGAGACGACGTAA
- a CDS encoding polyprenyl synthetase family protein: protein MVTETRRFSGFDVDRGNDPAAQLHALRQEIDERIEALLTEGGDSADLLAGAMRAGALGSGKRMRPLLLMLVARDLGCTSPGLIDVACAVEMVHAASLVLDDMPCMDDARLRRGKPAVHVQFGEDVAILAAIGLLSRAFCVLSSAADIPPAIRTRLVCTLSQTIGTQGLVRGQFLDLHGGQRSAEEIATTNELKTGVLLGVAVEMAAIVAQADEGVTQSLHAFALAAGQAFQIRDDFADSSDSAITGKDTGKDVGKATFINTLGHDEAQRRLAKYLRDAEKHLDDALGPHQDTRRFVGSLFQQARGHIRLVPEPIVARPGAESAAACLDARG from the coding sequence ATGGTGACAGAGACGCGGCGGTTCAGCGGGTTCGACGTGGACCGGGGCAACGATCCTGCGGCCCAGCTTCACGCTCTCCGGCAGGAGATCGACGAGCGCATCGAAGCGCTGCTGACGGAGGGCGGCGACAGTGCCGACCTGCTGGCTGGCGCCATGCGCGCCGGCGCGCTGGGCAGCGGCAAGCGCATGCGCCCCCTGCTGCTGATGCTGGTTGCGCGCGACCTGGGCTGCACGTCGCCCGGACTGATCGACGTCGCCTGTGCCGTCGAGATGGTGCATGCCGCGTCGCTCGTGCTGGACGATATGCCGTGCATGGACGACGCCCGGCTGCGCCGCGGCAAGCCGGCCGTGCACGTGCAGTTCGGCGAGGATGTCGCCATCCTGGCCGCCATCGGCCTGCTCAGCCGAGCGTTCTGCGTGCTGTCCTCCGCTGCGGACATTCCGCCGGCGATCCGCACGCGGCTCGTCTGCACGCTGTCGCAGACGATCGGCACGCAGGGCCTCGTGCGCGGCCAGTTTCTGGACCTGCACGGCGGCCAGCGCTCGGCCGAGGAAATCGCCACCACCAATGAGCTGAAAACGGGTGTGCTGCTGGGTGTCGCCGTCGAGATGGCGGCCATTGTGGCGCAGGCCGACGAGGGCGTCACGCAATCGCTGCACGCCTTTGCGCTGGCGGCCGGTCAGGCGTTCCAGATCCGCGACGACTTTGCCGACAGCAGCGACAGCGCCATCACCGGCAAGGACACGGGCAAGGACGTGGGCAAGGCCACCTTCATCAACACGCTGGGCCACGACGAGGCGCAGCGGCGCCTGGCGAAGTACCTGCGCGACGCCGAGAAGCACCTGGACGATGCGCTCGGGCCGCATCAGGACACCCGCCGCTTCGTCGGCAGCCTGTTCCAGCAAGCCCGGGGCCACATCCGCCTCGTGCCAGAGCCCATCGTCGCCCGACCCGGCGCGGAGAGCGCCGCCGCCTGCCTGGACGCCCGTGGCTGA
- a CDS encoding hybrid sensor histidine kinase/response regulator — MGGPVAPDDNAAWLRAPCGLLTAASNGLIGRANDTFCNWLGYRRDELEGRKKFSDLLPIGARLFHQTHWQPLLQMQGSIAEVQLDLIHSDGRRIPMLLNVIRRDGADGVMDEIGAMVATDRKKYERELLAARQRAETAEAGQRALNEELAREHRRKDEFIATLAHELRNPLAPFANVLEVLRLRPDDAAMCRWGYEVLERQLGQLTHLVDDLLEVSRITQGKLVLRREHVELNEILTSAAESALPAIQKARQQLATSMPPVPLTIDGDRTRLTQIFSNLLNNACKFTPEGGTLGLAVSVTDGTAVVEVSDTGSGIPPEQLERIFDMFSQLESPLARSTGGLGIGLALVKGLTALHGGTVTARSAGLGQGSVFQVTLPLAQGVTVATPAVTRQESVRKSRVVIIDDNVDAAETLVMALDMLGHTAQCAHTGLDGLRLLEQTAPDCALIDIGLPDIDGYELVRRVRAAPWGREIVLLAVTGWGQDSDKQAAAQAGFNAHFTKPIDFTKLDAAIGELLGR; from the coding sequence ATGGGCGGCCCCGTTGCGCCGGACGATAACGCGGCCTGGCTGCGGGCACCGTGCGGCTTGCTGACGGCGGCGTCAAACGGGCTGATCGGCCGCGCCAACGACACATTCTGCAACTGGCTGGGCTACCGACGCGACGAACTGGAAGGGCGAAAAAAGTTCTCCGACCTGCTGCCGATAGGCGCGCGCCTGTTCCACCAGACCCACTGGCAGCCGCTGTTGCAGATGCAGGGCTCGATTGCGGAAGTCCAGCTTGACCTCATCCACAGCGACGGGCGGCGTATTCCAATGTTGCTCAATGTCATCCGCCGCGACGGTGCCGATGGGGTTATGGATGAGATCGGCGCGATGGTGGCGACCGACCGCAAGAAATACGAGCGCGAGCTGCTGGCGGCACGCCAGCGCGCCGAGACGGCAGAGGCGGGCCAGCGTGCCCTGAACGAAGAGCTGGCGCGCGAGCACCGCCGCAAGGACGAATTCATCGCCACGCTGGCCCACGAGCTGCGCAACCCGCTGGCACCCTTTGCCAACGTGCTGGAAGTGCTGCGGCTGCGGCCGGACGACGCGGCGATGTGCCGCTGGGGTTACGAGGTACTGGAGCGCCAGCTGGGCCAGCTGACGCACCTCGTCGACGATCTGCTGGAGGTATCGCGCATCACGCAGGGCAAGCTGGTGCTGCGGCGCGAGCACGTCGAACTGAATGAGATACTGACCAGCGCAGCGGAGTCGGCGCTGCCGGCCATTCAGAAGGCACGGCAGCAGCTGGCGACGTCGATGCCGCCCGTCCCGCTGACGATCGACGGCGACCGCACCCGCCTGACACAGATTTTCAGCAACCTGCTCAACAATGCGTGCAAGTTCACCCCCGAGGGTGGCACGCTCGGGCTGGCCGTGTCGGTCACCGATGGCACCGCCGTCGTGGAAGTGTCGGATACGGGCAGCGGCATTCCGCCGGAACAGCTCGAGCGCATCTTCGACATGTTTTCGCAGCTCGAGTCGCCGTTGGCCCGCTCGACGGGCGGCCTCGGCATCGGCCTGGCACTGGTCAAGGGCCTGACGGCTCTCCACGGCGGCACGGTCACGGCGCGCAGCGCGGGACTGGGCCAGGGCAGCGTATTCCAGGTGACCTTGCCGTTGGCGCAGGGCGTGACTGTCGCGACCCCGGCCGTGACGCGGCAGGAATCCGTGCGCAAGTCGCGCGTGGTCATCATCGACGACAACGTCGACGCGGCCGAAACGCTGGTCATGGCCCTGGACATGCTGGGCCATACGGCGCAGTGCGCCCACACGGGGCTGGACGGATTGCGCTTGCTGGAGCAGACGGCGCCGGACTGCGCCCTGATCGATATCGGCCTGCCCGATATCGACGGCTATGAACTGGTACGCCGCGTTCGCGCCGCGCCGTGGGGCCGGGAGATTGTGCTGCTCGCCGTGACCGGCTGGGGCCAGGACAGCGACAAGCAGGCCGCCGCGCAGGCCGGCTTTAACGCCCACTTCACCAAGCCCATCGATTTCACGAAGCTGGACGCGGCGATCGGCGAACTGCTGGGGCGCTGA
- a CDS encoding phytoene desaturase — translation MSEMKKAVVIGAGFGGLALAIRLQAGGVQTTLLEKRDKPGGRAYVYQDQGFTFDAGPTVITDPSAIEELFAAAGRKMSDYVEMLPVAPFYRLCWEDGSHFDYANDQEALDRQIHARNPADVQGYQRFLAYSKAVFDEGYLKLGAVPFLSFRDMISAGPQLARLEAWKSVYGIVSRFIADEQLRQAFSFHSLLVGGNPFATSSIYTLIHALERRWGVWFPRGGTGALVNGLVRLFQDIGGRIELNAPVAAIDTRDGRASGVRLEDGRRFDADAVASNADVVHTYDKLLGHHPRGAAQSRALQKKRFSNSLFVLYFGLNQHHKQLQHHTVCFGPRYRELIQDIFKGDTLADDFSLYLHAPCVTDPSLAPPGCGSHYVLAPVPHLGNAPIDWAVEGPRYRDRIFDYLEKRYMPGLRSQLVTSRIFTPLDFRNELNAHVGSAFSLEPILTQSAWFRPHNRDAELANLYLVGAGTHPGAGVPGVIGSAKATAGLMLAEGA, via the coding sequence ATGAGTGAAATGAAGAAGGCCGTCGTGATCGGCGCCGGGTTCGGCGGGCTGGCGCTGGCCATCCGCCTGCAGGCTGGCGGCGTGCAGACCACGCTGCTGGAAAAGCGCGACAAGCCGGGCGGCCGCGCCTACGTCTACCAGGACCAGGGCTTCACGTTCGATGCCGGCCCCACCGTCATCACCGATCCTTCCGCCATCGAGGAGCTGTTCGCCGCGGCGGGCAGGAAGATGTCGGACTACGTCGAGATGCTGCCGGTGGCGCCGTTCTACCGCCTGTGCTGGGAAGACGGCAGCCATTTCGATTACGCCAACGACCAGGAGGCGCTGGACCGCCAGATCCACGCGCGTAATCCGGCGGACGTGCAGGGTTACCAGCGCTTCCTGGCGTATTCGAAAGCCGTGTTCGACGAGGGCTACCTGAAGCTGGGCGCTGTGCCGTTCCTGTCGTTCCGCGACATGATCAGCGCCGGCCCGCAACTGGCGCGGCTGGAAGCCTGGAAGAGCGTCTACGGCATCGTCTCGCGCTTCATCGCCGACGAGCAGCTGCGCCAGGCGTTTTCGTTCCACTCGCTGCTCGTGGGCGGCAATCCGTTTGCCACGTCGTCGATCTACACGCTGATCCACGCGCTGGAACGGCGCTGGGGCGTGTGGTTCCCGCGCGGCGGCACCGGAGCGCTGGTCAATGGACTGGTGCGGCTGTTCCAGGACATCGGCGGACGCATCGAACTCAATGCCCCGGTCGCCGCCATCGACACGCGCGATGGCCGCGCCAGCGGCGTGCGGCTGGAAGACGGCCGCCGTTTCGACGCCGATGCGGTGGCATCGAATGCGGACGTCGTCCACACCTACGACAAGCTGCTGGGCCATCATCCGCGCGGCGCGGCGCAGAGCCGCGCGCTGCAGAAAAAACGCTTCAGCAATTCGCTGTTTGTGCTGTACTTCGGCCTGAACCAGCACCACAAGCAATTGCAGCACCACACCGTCTGCTTCGGACCGCGCTACCGTGAGCTGATCCAGGACATCTTCAAGGGCGATACGCTGGCCGACGATTTCTCGCTGTACCTGCACGCGCCATGCGTGACCGACCCGTCGCTGGCGCCACCGGGCTGCGGCAGCCATTACGTGCTGGCGCCCGTGCCGCACCTGGGCAACGCGCCGATCGACTGGGCGGTGGAAGGACCGCGCTACCGCGACCGCATCTTCGACTACCTGGAGAAACGCTATATGCCTGGCCTGCGCAGCCAGCTCGTCACGAGCCGCATCTTCACGCCGCTGGACTTCCGCAACGAGCTCAATGCCCACGTGGGTTCGGCGTTCTCGCTGGAGCCGATCCTGACGCAAAGCGCGTGGTTCCGTCCCCACAACCGCGATGCCGAGCTGGCAAATCTCTACCTCGTCGGCGCCGGTACCCATCCCGGTGCCGGCGTGCCGGGCGTGATCGGATCGGCCAAGGCGACGGCGGGGCTGATGCTGGCGGAGGGCGCATGA
- the crtB gene encoding 15-cis-phytoene synthase CrtB, which translates to MSAQVNPTLLQHATTTINVGSKSFAAAARLFDPATRRSVLMLYAWCRHCDDVVDGQELGFNTATRPDAARELALLREQTRLAYAGATMADPAFAAFQEVALRHAIPPKFAFDHLDGFAMDVADARYESIDDTLRYCYHVAGVVGLMMASIMGVHDPRVLDRACDLGLAFQLTNIARDIVEDAGMGRCYLPAQWLREAGIAPDEVALPRHRAALAQVAARLVDYAEPYYDSAAAGIAALPLRSAWAIATARYVYRQIGIEVKRRGAHAWDARAGTSKAAKLWLLGKGGVRALTSRLRSAPMRPDGLWQRPAVAATGA; encoded by the coding sequence ATGAGCGCGCAGGTCAATCCGACCTTGCTGCAGCACGCGACGACCACGATCAACGTCGGCTCCAAGAGTTTCGCGGCGGCGGCGCGGCTGTTCGATCCGGCCACGCGACGCAGTGTGCTGATGCTGTATGCATGGTGCCGCCACTGCGACGATGTCGTTGACGGCCAGGAGCTCGGATTCAACACGGCGACGCGGCCCGACGCGGCGCGCGAGCTGGCGCTGCTGCGCGAGCAGACCAGGCTTGCCTACGCGGGCGCCACGATGGCCGACCCGGCGTTTGCCGCCTTCCAGGAAGTGGCGCTGCGCCATGCGATCCCGCCGAAGTTCGCCTTCGACCACCTCGATGGCTTCGCGATGGACGTCGCCGACGCGCGCTACGAAAGCATCGACGACACGCTGCGCTACTGCTACCACGTGGCCGGTGTCGTCGGCCTGATGATGGCATCGATCATGGGCGTGCACGACCCGCGCGTGCTGGACCGCGCCTGCGATCTCGGCCTGGCCTTCCAGCTGACCAATATCGCCCGCGACATCGTCGAGGATGCCGGTATGGGCCGTTGCTACCTGCCCGCGCAGTGGCTGCGCGAGGCGGGCATCGCGCCTGACGAGGTGGCGCTGCCGCGGCATCGCGCGGCGCTGGCACAGGTGGCGGCGCGGCTGGTCGACTACGCCGAGCCGTACTACGATTCGGCCGCCGCCGGCATCGCGGCACTGCCGCTGCGCTCCGCGTGGGCGATAGCGACGGCGCGCTACGTCTACCGGCAGATCGGCATCGAAGTGAAACGCCGCGGCGCGCACGCGTGGGATGCGCGCGCCGGCACCTCGAAGGCGGCGAAATTGTGGCTGCTGGGGAAAGGCGGCGTGCGCGCGCTTACGTCGCGTCTTCGCAGCGCGCCGATGCGTCCGGACGGTCTGTGGCAGCGTCCCGCCGTTGCTGCAACTGGCGCTTGA
- a CDS encoding DUF2141 domain-containing protein, protein MPLPLRPVVIPLLLALGAQAAAATVEVRVSAVGPKGKVNVAVCDRERFLKECAYSASVAAQPGTTTVTVSNVPPGTWVVLAYQDENDNGKLDRNLIGIPSENYGFSRDAAGRFGPPKFDDAAIEVSGQTTIAAIKLH, encoded by the coding sequence ATGCCGTTACCGCTTCGCCCTGTTGTGATTCCCCTGCTGCTGGCGTTGGGCGCTCAAGCGGCCGCCGCGACCGTCGAGGTGCGCGTCTCCGCCGTTGGCCCGAAAGGAAAAGTGAACGTGGCCGTGTGCGACCGCGAGCGCTTCCTCAAGGAGTGCGCCTATAGCGCATCCGTGGCCGCGCAGCCGGGCACCACGACCGTCACCGTGTCGAACGTCCCGCCCGGAACGTGGGTAGTGCTGGCCTACCAGGACGAAAACGACAACGGCAAGCTCGATCGCAACCTGATCGGCATTCCCAGCGAGAACTACGGCTTCAGCCGCGACGCGGCGGGGCGCTTTGGCCCGCCCAAGTTCGACGATGCGGCGATCGAAGTGAGCGGCCAGACGACAATTGCGGCCATCAAACTGCATTGA
- a CDS encoding sterol desaturase family protein — protein MLSNALIVVITVVLMELFSIVAHKYVMHGFGWGWHKSHHEPRTGWFEKNDLYAIVFAGIAIALIYAGTRGHHPLEWIGAGMTAYGLLYFVAHDGLVHGRWPFRYVPRRGYLKRLYQAHRLHHAVASKEGAVSFGFLYAPPAAKLKRQLQQRRDAATDRPDASARCEDAT, from the coding sequence ATGCTATCGAACGCGCTTATCGTTGTCATCACCGTTGTGCTGATGGAGCTGTTCTCCATCGTGGCGCACAAGTACGTGATGCACGGTTTCGGCTGGGGGTGGCACAAGTCGCACCACGAACCGCGCACGGGCTGGTTCGAGAAAAACGACCTGTATGCCATCGTCTTTGCCGGCATCGCCATCGCGCTGATCTATGCCGGCACGCGCGGCCACCATCCGCTGGAATGGATCGGTGCCGGCATGACGGCCTATGGCTTGCTGTATTTCGTCGCCCACGACGGCCTGGTGCACGGGCGCTGGCCGTTCCGCTATGTGCCGCGGCGGGGCTACCTGAAGCGGCTGTACCAGGCGCACCGCCTGCATCACGCGGTGGCAAGCAAGGAAGGCGCCGTGTCGTTCGGCTTCCTGTACGCGCCACCCGCCGCGAAGCTCAAGCGCCAGTTGCAGCAACGGCGGGACGCTGCCACAGACCGTCCGGACGCATCGGCGCGCTGCGAAGACGCGACGTAA
- a CDS encoding cupin domain-containing protein: MALQHATSGQVVALRRADEDMSQFSSIAIAKTEQLELIRLVLPAGKTMPEHWVRGQVTLVCLTGAIAVEAHGRTAVLHDGEMLYLEGGAAHALRAEQDSVALLTIVLKD; this comes from the coding sequence ATGGCTTTACAACACGCCACGTCCGGGCAAGTGGTCGCGCTGCGGCGCGCCGATGAAGATATGTCGCAGTTCTCGTCGATCGCCATTGCGAAGACGGAACAGCTGGAACTGATCCGTCTCGTGCTGCCGGCCGGCAAAACGATGCCCGAACACTGGGTACGCGGCCAGGTCACGCTGGTCTGCCTGACGGGCGCCATCGCGGTCGAGGCCCATGGCCGCACGGCCGTGCTGCACGATGGCGAGATGCTGTACCTGGAGGGTGGGGCGGCCCATGCGCTGCGGGCAGAGCAGGATTCGGTGGCGTTGCTGACGATTGTGCTGAAAGACTAG
- a CDS encoding alpha/beta fold hydrolase: MTLQRKHNINVLGEGPAIVLLHGFGCDQNMWRLVVPAFARNHTVILYDLVGSGQSELAAYDHEKYGTLHGHADDLLDIVRSMTTEPVTVIGHSVSAMIALLAVNKAPELFTAQVMVGPSACYIDDGDYRGGFSRADIDELLETMEGNYLGWSSAVAPQIMGAPDRPDLREELTNSFCRTDPDIAKHFARVTFLSDHRADLAHCRLPTLILQCTDDFVAPVEVGEYIHRAIPGSEYVLIENTGHCPHLSAPDASVAAIRRFVQRG; this comes from the coding sequence ATGACCCTGCAGCGAAAACATAACATCAACGTCCTCGGGGAAGGCCCGGCCATCGTGCTTCTGCATGGCTTCGGCTGCGACCAGAACATGTGGCGTCTTGTCGTGCCCGCGTTCGCGCGCAACCACACGGTGATCCTGTACGACCTCGTGGGCAGCGGCCAATCCGAACTGGCCGCATACGATCACGAAAAATACGGCACCCTGCACGGCCACGCGGACGACCTGCTCGACATCGTACGCAGCATGACGACGGAGCCGGTGACGGTGATCGGCCACTCCGTCAGCGCGATGATCGCCCTGCTGGCGGTCAACAAGGCCCCAGAGCTGTTCACGGCGCAGGTGATGGTGGGACCGTCGGCCTGCTATATCGACGATGGCGACTACCGCGGCGGCTTCTCGCGCGCGGATATCGACGAGCTGCTGGAAACGATGGAAGGCAATTACCTGGGTTGGTCCAGCGCCGTGGCGCCGCAGATCATGGGCGCGCCCGACCGGCCCGACCTGCGCGAAGAGCTGACCAACAGCTTCTGCCGCACCGACCCCGACATCGCCAAGCATTTCGCCCGCGTCACGTTCCTGTCGGATCACCGTGCCGACCTGGCGCACTGCCGCTTGCCGACCCTGATCCTGCAATGCACCGACGATTTCGTGGCGCCGGTCGAGGTAGGCGAGTACATCCACCGTGCCATTCCCGGCAGTGAGTACGTGCTGATCGAGAACACAGGCCACTGTCCTCACCTGAGCGCACCGGATGCCAGTGTGGCGGCCATCCGCCGCTTCGTTCAACGCGGCTGA
- a CDS encoding glycosyltransferase: MTHTGAHFAVVAPAFHSHFNALAALALALIERGHRVTFVHRPDAAAFVTDSRIGFHAVGAASHPPGSLQAALRRAANPGGPLGLRRVIIDMADSTAMLCRELPAALASLHVDAVIADQMEAAGALAAEAAGLPFVSVACALPVNREPGLPLPVMPFPWGDDERALKMAEGSTRVYDWCMAPHRRVIESESRRLGIPVRGMLHECLSPLAQISQTTVSFDFPRRRLPRHFHHVGPLRHATIHAQTALPLVDPGRPFVFASLGTMQGGRFGLFRRIASACRQLDVQLLVAHCGGLTPRQADDVRRAGATWICAFAPQQAALARADAVVTHAGLNTVLDAIAARTPMLALPIAFDQPGAAARIVHAGVGLRASARFAGAGKLASHLRQLLDGAAFAPRLAALADDVINAGGAPRAADIVEAAVKVRSGARAMA; this comes from the coding sequence ATGACGCACACCGGTGCGCATTTCGCCGTCGTCGCGCCCGCCTTCCACAGCCATTTCAACGCGCTGGCGGCGCTGGCGCTGGCATTGATCGAACGGGGCCACCGCGTCACGTTCGTGCACCGCCCCGACGCAGCGGCGTTCGTGACCGATTCCCGCATCGGCTTTCATGCCGTGGGCGCGGCCAGTCATCCTCCCGGTTCGTTACAGGCAGCATTACGGCGCGCGGCCAATCCCGGCGGCCCGCTGGGGCTGCGCCGCGTGATTATCGACATGGCCGACAGCACGGCCATGCTGTGCCGCGAACTGCCGGCCGCGCTGGCAAGCCTGCATGTCGATGCGGTCATCGCCGACCAGATGGAGGCGGCGGGCGCCCTGGCGGCCGAAGCGGCCGGCCTGCCGTTCGTGTCGGTGGCGTGCGCCTTGCCCGTCAACCGCGAGCCCGGGCTGCCGCTGCCCGTGATGCCGTTCCCATGGGGCGACGACGAGCGGGCGCTGAAGATGGCCGAAGGCAGCACGCGCGTGTACGACTGGTGCATGGCGCCGCACCGTCGCGTCATCGAGAGCGAGAGCCGGCGGCTCGGCATTCCCGTGCGCGGCATGCTGCACGAATGCCTGTCGCCGCTGGCACAGATCAGCCAGACGACAGTATCGTTCGACTTCCCGCGCCGCCGTTTGCCGCGCCATTTCCACCACGTGGGCCCGCTGCGCCACGCCACCATCCACGCGCAGACAGCCCTGCCGCTGGTCGATCCGGGCCGGCCGTTCGTCTTCGCCTCGCTGGGGACCATGCAGGGCGGGCGTTTCGGGCTGTTCAGGCGCATCGCAAGCGCCTGCCGGCAGCTCGATGTGCAGCTGCTGGTGGCGCACTGCGGCGGCCTCACGCCACGGCAGGCCGATGACGTCCGGCGCGCCGGCGCCACGTGGATCTGCGCGTTCGCGCCGCAACAGGCCGCGCTGGCGCGGGCGGACGCCGTCGTCACGCATGCGGGACTGAACACAGTGCTTGACGCCATCGCCGCGCGCACGCCGATGCTGGCGCTGCCGATCGCGTTCGACCAGCCCGGCGCGGCCGCGCGCATCGTGCATGCAGGTGTCGGCCTGCGCGCGTCCGCGCGCTTTGCCGGCGCCGGCAAGCTGGCATCGCACCTGCGGCAACTGCTGGACGGTGCGGCGTTTGCGCCACGGCTGGCGGCGCTGGCCGACGACGTGATCAACGCCGGCGGCGCGCCCCGCGCAGCCGATATCGTGGAAGCGGCGGTGAAGGTGCGCAGCGGCGCGAGGGCGATGGCATGA
- the crtY gene encoding lycopene beta-cyclase CrtY, whose protein sequence is MGGNHTWSFHDSDVDAAQRAWLAPLISAHWPRYDVRFPEVTRTLESGYACIASDRFADVVGAALGTALRTGVRTRIVTPNSVTLEDGTVLSAHAVIDGRGARASAHLALGYQTFLGQEVRLAAPHGLSAPVIMDAGVAQQGGYRFVYLLPFGPDRVLIEDTHYVDSAAWEPERLRANIAAYAAARGWRIDAVLREEHGSLPIVLAGDFERFWAELGDQPCSGLRASLFHPTTGYSLPHAVRLADRIAAEPDLSAPALFAATRLEAQDAWRGQRFFRLLNRMLFLAGRPDERWRVMQRFYRLPAPLIARFYAGRLSLRDKARIVSGKPPVPVVEALLAARQVHPRQIRKNQ, encoded by the coding sequence CTGGGCGGCAACCACACGTGGTCGTTCCACGACAGCGATGTCGATGCGGCGCAGCGCGCGTGGCTGGCGCCGTTGATCTCGGCGCACTGGCCGAGGTATGACGTACGCTTCCCCGAGGTCACGCGCACGCTGGAAAGCGGTTACGCGTGCATCGCTTCCGATCGGTTTGCCGATGTCGTCGGCGCTGCGCTGGGCACGGCATTGCGCACCGGCGTGCGGACCAGGATCGTCACGCCGAATTCCGTCACGCTGGAAGACGGCACGGTACTGAGCGCCCATGCCGTCATCGACGGGCGCGGCGCGCGTGCCAGCGCTCATCTCGCGCTGGGCTACCAGACCTTTCTCGGCCAGGAAGTGCGGCTGGCGGCGCCACATGGCCTCAGCGCTCCCGTCATCATGGATGCCGGCGTCGCCCAGCAGGGCGGCTACCGCTTCGTCTACCTGCTGCCGTTCGGCCCGGACCGCGTGCTGATCGAGGATACCCATTATGTCGACAGCGCAGCCTGGGAGCCCGAGCGGTTGCGCGCCAATATCGCAGCCTACGCGGCAGCGCGCGGCTGGCGCATCGACGCGGTGCTGCGCGAAGAACACGGCTCGTTGCCCATCGTGCTGGCCGGCGACTTCGAACGCTTCTGGGCCGAGCTGGGCGACCAGCCCTGCAGCGGGCTGCGCGCCAGCCTTTTTCATCCGACCACCGGCTATTCGCTGCCCCATGCGGTGCGCCTGGCGGACCGGATTGCGGCGGAGCCGGACCTGTCCGCGCCTGCGCTGTTTGCCGCCACGCGCCTCGAGGCGCAAGACGCGTGGCGCGGCCAGCGCTTCTTCCGCCTGCTCAACCGCATGCTGTTCCTGGCCGGCCGCCCGGACGAGCGCTGGCGCGTGATGCAGCGCTTTTACCGCTTGCCGGCGCCGCTGATCGCCCGCTTCTATGCCGGCCGCCTGAGCCTGCGCGACAAGGCGCGCATCGTTTCCGGCAAGCCGCCCGTACCCGTCGTGGAGGCACTGCTGGCGGCACGCCAGGTGCATCCCCGTCAGATCAGAAAAAACCAATGA